A region of Catenulispora sp. GP43 DNA encodes the following proteins:
- a CDS encoding pirin-like C-terminal cupin domain-containing protein produces the protein GEPIREPVVHYGPFVMNTEDEIRQALADFRAGKMGVEPTDPIPHIQPGDTPPPAGQPD, from the coding sequence GGTGAGCCCATCCGCGAACCAGTAGTGCACTACGGCCCGTTCGTCATGAACACCGAAGACGAAATCCGCCAGGCCCTCGCCGACTTCCGCGCCGGCAAAATGGGCGTGGAACCGACCGACCCCATCCCGCACATCCAGCCCGGCGACACACCGCCCCCGGCGGGACAGCCGGACTGA